The nucleotide window TTGTTTTAACAGATCGCTTCTGGGGAAACAAAACTTGGTTGGGAAAGGCCTTGCTACTTTTCAAGTGCAGAAGTCAagagtagctaataatgaagaAAAAGTATGGTTATATTTGAAAAATGAATGGTTGATAGTATGGTTCAAAAATATAGACGCTTTATAGAATTCTTTTACATAAAACTGAATTCCAGGCAGTACTATGTATTAAGTCCCCCGAGTGGGATTTAGGATCAATTCTCTCTTCTCTTACAAGCTTAGAATCTCATTCCTCCCCCTAACATCATCACATGATTATTAGAAAATATATCTTGCCACCAAATGATACATCTTTATAGGCCAATATATTCTCCATTAACTTTCCCGCCTGCGATTCTTTAGCGCCCGCCTTCAGCACCAATCTCTCTGTCTACATTACAGCACACGCATTCGGATTTTCGTCGCTAAAAATCGACGTGATGTTGCCATTTCCATTTCCATTGCTGATATTGTGATACGGTTGATCCTCATTATAGTGGTGGTATTGGCTGATCCTACTGTAATGCGTCTGTTGTGGTGGGGGTGGCTGAACATACTCATATTCAGTGACATAAGGTGATGGCCTGTATGTGTTGTAGCTATGTGTCACATAGACCGGTGGTGTATGGACTGGAACCTGAGCTGGAGCCGGAGCCGGAGCTGGAGCCGGGGCCGGAGCCGGAGCCGGGGCGGGGGGAGGAGTTGGTTCCGGTGGAGGTCCTTGACTATTATGGTATCTGTTATAGTAGCCGGGGTAGCCATTAGGGTAGCCGTATCTGTAGCCATAATCAGGTGGGTGGTGGTATATGGTATGAACTTCCCCAACTTCTCTTGGCCTGTGGTGGTACACCGGATGTTGTTGGCCTAGATTGGTCTCAGCAGCCACAGGTGTTGGTAGTGCCTCTGGTTGTGGATGTTCCGGTGGTGGCGGATCCTTTGGTGGCTCGGCTGGTGGGGCAGCTTCAGGAGGTGGAGCTGGTTCGGCTAGTGGATGAGGTGATTCTGTTGGAGGAGGGTTTGCTGCATCGGGAGGTGGTGGTGCGGCACCTTCGGGGGGTTGTTCTGCTGGAGGAGAAGCAGGCTCTGTTGGTTGTTCTATATGGGAACATATGGTGGCAATCTTCCTCGTCTTTTTAATGGCTTTTACTATCTTCTCTGGATCCGCCCACCCTATTATTGTTAACTTTTGCTGAGGGAAGTCAATGtagagatcatatatacctgttTGAAAAAAGAGAGACTTAGTTCAtcaaaattagaaagaaaagaagaaggccTGGATTTTAGTGTAAAGATCATGAATTCCTACCGTTGATGCCATGTAGTGCTTTCTTAATCTTCTGTACACACCCATTACAATCCATCCGAACATGTATCTCGGTAATCCGAGGTTTCTGCATTCGACAAAGAAACTATCTGGTTAGAGATTAATGTTGATACATATGTAATATGCTACACGTATTTGGAGCCATGCATGCATACCTCTAATTCTGGGACCATAGctggagaagagaaaagaagccAGGAAATGTGATGAGGAGGGTGGAGAGTATGAATGAAGAATCAATAGGTAGCATTTTATTTGCATGCACAGGTAAGAAGGAATAATTGAAAGGCAAAAGATGTGGGACATGAAAGGAATCATTCAACCTTTTTTCTCACACAAATAATAATGTTACAGCTTGATTAGCCtctccacaaatcattttcaaatCTTAAAGGGAACGAGGGAGGGTCGGTTTTGTATGGAATGTTGATGAGGCCAAAGAGAATTTGCTTTAAGGTGGATGGACGTCTATAATTGAAGGATGTCTTTGAGCTCATTAGGATATCCAAAACCGACCCTTTAAAAGAATTGAAGTGAGATCAATTTTGTTTACATTATTATTTCAATCTGTGGTTGTGGGTGGCTTTTGAGGTTGAAAGAGATCCACTATTGTGGAATCCTTTTGTCACAAGAAAGATCAATATACACGTATGAAAATTGTGTCCAGGGAGGGTTGGAAGGCATATAACCCTCCTTCCATTTTAGTCATAAAGGGTGATACAGATTGGAATTCAGATTCTTTCAGACAACGACGAGTGTGCACAAAAGCTTTTCATGAGGTAAGACCAACAGTACTCGCCAAAACTAACATATAATAAGCGGTGCTTTACTTTAGCATTGTATCAAGCTGGCAAGAATTTGGTTGGATGTTTTGGCTTGATTTACATTGTTGACTTATTTTGTGATAGCTTAACCTTTTAGGATTCAGTAGTTATATGTATGGTATAGCCGTAATTATTCACAGAAGGTTTGAGATTTTCAAGTTCTGCCTCCCACTTATCATCACTaataggaaatcagaaaatttaaTTAGCATGTTAACTTGCAGGGTAGGGCTGCGCCTAAACTACATTTGTCTGTCTTCGCGTGAAGGAGGGGAGGACTTAATTAGGCATATTTAACAACTTAACAAGTACTTGATTGAGTATTACAGGACATCTTGTGGTTGATGATTCCGCTTACTGAATAAATTGCTTGATGCTTTTGAGTTTCAATTTCAGCCATTCTTTATTAGTCTAAAAAGAAAAGCAATACTGCAATGTAATTGGGGCTGGACCAGACTAGCCAGCTCAAACAATCCAGCACCTTCCAAATATCAAGGGGAATTCATATAACTAATCatttattaatttcttattaAGTTACTGCATTTTGACCAAAAAGGCGGGTTGTTGTCAAATTGAATCTGTTTAATTTGTTATGGTAATGAGGTTCAGGAGTAGAACTTTTAGATCTTCACTTGTAAAGTTGATTACTGTTTGTTTTTGGACAAGGGTGGCATGGGAAGATTTAGACCTCACAGCAGGCCAAAatctacaaaaataaaaagaggggAAAGAAAGAGAATGCCATTGTTGTTTTAAGTGTATCTTGCTGGTCCTGCTTAGATTATATTTCATGCAGATAATTTGGTTCTGGTATTTTTCTATTTGAGGTTGCCTTTAAGTTTTAATTAAAAGGACTACCAAGCAACTTGAGCgtgcaaataaaagaaaacccCATAAAgcttcttgaccaaaatctaaaaGCTCAAAGTAATGTGTGCGTACATTCTTTCTTATTGAACATAAAGATTGAAGCAGGAAAGATTTTCAGGACCTTAAAGAATATACAGGCTGGTTGGCTTATAgattgaagaaaaaattgactAGTTTTCCTTTGACTACGTAGTTGATGAATTTGCACGCAAACTTGAAAATGACGTCCATTTCcccaatgaaagaagaaaactgACTAGCTTTTCATGCTTTGTTATGTAAGAATAAGTAGTATTACAATGGgtttgggtattttcttgggaaTTTTCCACTTATATGTGCTTGACTTTTAGTCCTAATCGTGTATTATGAATTTAAGAGAATGTGACATAAGAAAAAATGAATTCATATAACATTTGCCTGTGTGAAGTCAATAAGGGTTCACAAAATCGAGTCCTAAACAATACAGTTGCTGTGAATCTGTGATATATGCATGTATGTGTATATTTGTAACTATATGAAAGCTGGAGGGTCAATCAAATGATTGACGATGAAGACGCAATTCAAGAATAAACATTTGGGTTCTCTAAGAGGTAGGCTTCAACGACTTTGTAAATTCCCATAGCACTATTCTTTCCTGCTAAAATCTCCTCTTCTTTGACCTCAAATTCTCCAATGGAGTTGTAATTACTTGTCATCTTGCATATAGAGCTCCCATCACTAGCTGCCTCAAACTTGACCTCGTAAGCAATAGACTCAAGCTTGTCCCCTAATGCATCTCCCTCAATCATAGTGTACTTGCACACGAAATTGTCCTGGTCGAGTTCATCGATTCTGTGCTTGACGTATTTGAAATGGCTACCTACAATATTGTAACACCAAACAGAACTTTCATCAGTGGAAGAAATTAAAATAGGAGAAACTGCAGAGTAGTAGTAGCTAATATAGATAGAATAATGTATTTTCCTAACCTTCTGTGAAGTTGACTTGTTCAATGCTTCCTGCTCCGCCATCTCCTTGAGTTACTTCAACGCTTGCTATGAATTGGGGCAACAGCTTTGGGATCAAGTTTTTGGAGTCTATGATCAAAGCCTTGAACATGCGCGATGGGGCAATCGGGCACAAGAACTCCTGTGAAACGCTTGTCACACCCATGATATGTAGACTAATTGTAAAAGGAGGATCTAGATGACAAACCTTGATTATATATAGGAACCGGTGGAAACTAACCAGTGGCAGTACATCTATATACAGATGGAAATCCAATTTACAaagaattttcaaagtttttatCATAGACTTGGAGCTACGTAGTCATAATATATAGAATGGTTTTCAAGGGTTTCAAAGTTTTTTGGCCGCTTAGTTGGAACTTGGACTTAttagttcaaacttcaaagataCTGCTAAATAAAATACATGCTTTGATGTCTATAAACACATGGGCGGCGCTTACCAGCAACAGTGGCATCCTGGGTAGTGGGTACTAAGTATTATGAGGTTCAAGGTTTCAAACTCATTTTTTATATGACCCTTTGAACAAATTTCAGGCACTGGATGGATGAAGGCTAATATTGTTGTGATAAAGTTGAGAGGAATTATCATGCAACACTCGGAGAGTTTCTAATGAGGACTTCAtgaggactttctaatcaacaatTGGGAGATCCAGTTTTCAATTACATTATAGTAAATCAACCagtagatgtttatgtatgtatCAGTAGATTACTTataaaaaatttcttctaaactactaatcgttaaggtaccgaACCAGATCAAATCAATAGATGAACTAAATCTGTCAAGCCTAAACCATTCATGTTCATAAAttataaatcacaattataaatATCTTAATAACttttaatttggttgaaaaattgaaTAAATGATTTACAaatgaatatctaaacatctaacggttgatttgtggaaatgtgattgaaaagtagGCTTCACAAGAAAGTCCTCATAAAGCCCTCATTTTAGTAGTTCTTATCAGAAACTCTTCCATGCAACACTACTGGGTGAAAGAATCACATGACATCATGCAATTATAacaagggtgcggctattgccaccctaccattttctttgttcaccatacttgctcattacaccctacattttaatttcaattattaaatttacttatttaacccatttctcttttcaagaatatccttatatgacatatccaattagaaaataaatatttttaataaaaatctatcatttaatttatactcataaaaaaatttaaaatttattaaagtttcctaataaaatcataatctaatttacacccatttttaaaattttttctttcaatttcaatgtttttttttttttttgatcaagaacttcaatgttctctatttcaatctatgtaaaaagattagtaaatttacaactatgatcaatgaagaagagattgattttttttcttcgtgttttaaatttttactttcagtgttcacaaagaatattgtagagattttgatgaagttaaaggtaataattttgtgaattgaataatgaattaacGATGAAGAGGCataaaaaagacaaagaaatagtaataaattcaaatttgggttaagaacataaagattaatgttatccaatgagaaattaagtagtcttatatttaattaattacttatatatttattttttcttacatatttggattttagaaaattagtgtactcattagtcattttgcacttgggtaatatagtctttcaataattcaaatgtttgtagggtgaactaagaaaatagtagggtggcaatagccgcacccttataACAATATGATGAGGCACTCTTTTATAtattgagagtttctattggaacctccaaatttactcatcTGACCTCTCTACTCTCTACACCTCCTTATTGCTTTTAAATACCCAATGTTTGCTCACTAGACCTCCTTTTGAATTCCTAAAATAACCTTAGTTATATTATTCACATACAAAACAAGAAATTACTCATTATACCTCTAATTCACTCACTACACCTCcattctttgatttttttattttttttattttgcatgCAAACACAAACTTGGACCATATTTTATtactaaacaaaaaataaatcatGACCTAGCTAGAACCATACTTGCAGCACGCACACATAGTTTGActacaatatttatatataaaagttAACTCATTAACTCCTATGCTCCTATTAATCGAAACGAACTCATATGCTCCTATGTGGTGATTAAACACACTGAAGGCCATTAAGAAGATTGATAATGTTAGAGTCGAACACAaacgcagaaaaaaaaaaaaaaaaaaaaaaaagaagaagctaaaAGCCATCGTCTTCCATCCAAAAACTCTCCTCCTCCAACCAAACCTTAAACAAAGTTAGATTAAGAACTTAATTAGAGTTCTGAAAAAATTTCTTAGCCTTTTTATCGACAACAAACTTTATACTAGTATTCAAATAATACCTTGCTTGGAAGCTCTGAAACATTGAATTGTGTATCCATTAATAACGTTATTTCAAATAGTTGCAATAGCTCTTATGAACGTTGCTGGCTTTGACGTTGTGATCAGAACGGGAACGTTATTATGGATGAGAGTAAGATCACAAGTCTAGGGTTTAAACCATTGTATCGTGAAAACTAGCTAGGTAGAGAGGTTTGTAAAGAAAGTATTAGTTAATTAAAATTCATTGTctataattgtcattttataagaggatatatatgtaattcaataattcaaaaggggtggaggtcaaatgagcaaattgggaggtccaaatagaaaATTTCTTTTATATATGCACCGAGTTATTGCTTGTAATTGCTAAATATAAGCTAATCTTGCTTGCTCCGAAGCGTAGGTAGAGTGGGTACGTTATTGTTTATCTAAAGCCAGTAAATTGTAGGAAGAGGATTTTTCGGAAttatttgaataaaaataaaatattttttttttaaataatccaaaattgaaaaaattcaAGATCTAAACTTATTAATCGGCAACATTCCAATATCTCATTATCTAGAtctgaataaaaataaaagttattGCTGTTGAAGTTGGACCAACTTATAGTTTCAGAATAGTATGAGTTagtgaattaacaaaaaaataaatttgaaaatcaattactttatgTCTTTATAAACCTTTATAGATCCATATTTTGGAAGAATGGTTGTCCTAGAAGATGGCTGAATCACCAATGACATACTTGTTTAATGCTTCAACTAGATACACAGATTCAAAATGAATTGCATAATTAATATCATATTTTATGCTTAGTTGTACCAACGAGTTAAAGTGAGcacttatttgataaaaaaaaatttgacggGTGAAACTAATGTAGAGACACGAAGTTCCTTAGTCACTTACTTTGTGGGGATGTTTGGTACAGTTTTGAACCGTGGCAGCATAGCTTATCCTTAAATTGATAGGCAGACCGAGGCTAGGTTACTAATAAAACTTTGGGCAACATGGTCAGGAGTGTGTGTGGAGATAGGCCAAAACAGTGGGACTATGTTTTGCTACATGTGGAGTTTGCTAATAACAATGTTGTGCATAGTGCAACAGGGAACTCGATCaccattttctttagtttatatTGTTGTTCCTAGATATGTGGTTGATCTGGTGAAGGTTCCTAAGGAACCTGGTGTTAGTGTTGCTGCTGAGAGCATGGCTAGAGATGTGCAAGTTGTTAGAGATGGAGTTAAGGCCAAGTTGGGGGAAACTAATGCAAGTATAAAGCTGCAGGTGACAAGCATAGAAGAGTTAAAGTGTTCCAAGAGGGAGATGACCTGATGGTGTTTGAGGAAGGAGAGGTTTCCTGCTGGTACCTACAACAAGCTGGAGCCAAGAAAATATAGTCTTTTTAAGGTGCTGAAGAAGATCGACAACAATGGTTATGTTGCTGGTACCTACAACAAGCTGGAGCCAAGAAAATATAGTCTTTTTAAGGTGCTGAAGAAGATC belongs to Rosa chinensis cultivar Old Blush chromosome 4, RchiOBHm-V2, whole genome shotgun sequence and includes:
- the LOC112198097 gene encoding leucine-rich repeat extensin-like protein 3 isoform X3, translating into MVPELEKPRITEIHVRMDCNGCVQKIKKALHGINGIYDLYIDFPQQKLTIIGWADPEKIVKAIKKTRKIATICSHIEQPTEPASPPAEQPPEGAAPPPPDAANPPPTESPHPLAEPAPPPEAAPPAEPPKDPPPPEHPQPEALPTPVAAETNLGQQHPVYHHRPREVGEVHTIYHHPPDYGYRYGYPNGYPGYYNRYHNSQGPPPEPTPPPAPAPAQVPVHTPPVYVTHSYNTYRPSPYVTEYEYVQPPPPQQTHYSRISQYHHYNEDQPYHNISNGNGNGNITSIFSDENPNACAVM
- the LOC112198546 gene encoding major strawberry allergen Fra a 1.07; translation: MGVTSVSQEFLCPIAPSRMFKALIIDSKNLIPKLLPQFIASVEVTQGDGGAGSIEQVNFTEGSHFKYVKHRIDELDQDNFVCKYTMIEGDALGDKLESIAYEVKFEAASDGSSICKMTSNYNSIGEFEVKEEEILAGKNSAMGIYKVVEAYLLENPNVYS
- the LOC112198097 gene encoding anther-specific proline-rich protein APG isoform X1 translates to MVPELEKPRITEIHVRMDCNGCVQKIKKALHGINGIYDLYIDFPQQKLTIIGWADPEKIVKAIKKTRKIATICSHIEQPTEPASPPAEQPPEGAAPPPPDAANPPPTESPHPLAEPAPPPEAAPPAEPPKDPPPPEHPQPEALPTPVAAETNLGQQHPVYHHRPREVGEVHTIYHHPPDYGYRYGYPNGYPGYYNRYHNSQGPPPEPTPPPAPAPAPAPAPAPAPAPAQVPVHTPPVYVTHSYNTYRPSPYVTEYEYVQPPPPQQTHYSRISQYHHYNEDQPYHNISNGNGNGNITSIFSDENPNACAVM
- the LOC112198097 gene encoding anther-specific proline-rich protein APG isoform X2; the protein is MQKPRITEIHVRMDCNGCVQKIKKALHGINGIYDLYIDFPQQKLTIIGWADPEKIVKAIKKTRKIATICSHIEQPTEPASPPAEQPPEGAAPPPPDAANPPPTESPHPLAEPAPPPEAAPPAEPPKDPPPPEHPQPEALPTPVAAETNLGQQHPVYHHRPREVGEVHTIYHHPPDYGYRYGYPNGYPGYYNRYHNSQGPPPEPTPPPAPAPAPAPAPAPAPAPAQVPVHTPPVYVTHSYNTYRPSPYVTEYEYVQPPPPQQTHYSRISQYHHYNEDQPYHNISNGNGNGNITSIFSDENPNACAVM